The Plasmodium falciparum 3D7 genome assembly, chromosome: 5 DNA window ttcatACAAATATTTTGATGAAATTGCAAAAGAAATGGAATATGCTAAAAACAATAATGacgatttaaaaaaaaaactacaaGAACAGATACTTATACAACGTGGTCTCTTAAAGATAAAAGAACAACAGCAAGTATATTTGGaacttttgaaaaaaaatgacataAAACAACATAAggaaaatattcataatataatataaacaaaggatttatatatacatacatacatacataaatatatatatatatttatttatttatctatctatctatttatataactttaatttttatatataattttttattttatattttattattttttgtaagaCTCTTaacatattttcatattaaaatatagataaatttttaaattataaataaaaattaattaaaagttTTTAATGGactccaaaaaaaaaaataaaaaaaaaattaacatatatatatatatatatataaatatatatatatatacacaaaacatatgtaatatataatatatataataagatgtgcacaaaatataaattaaacaattgacatttatattattatactacataataatattaggaaaaaagaaagaaatgaaaagaacATTATGggttcttttattttatttttatgttaaatCAACATTTCCATCAGCTGTTAATTCTACATTTGGTTCGACACTTAATTttgatttaattttataaagaaaatgaactTTCCAATTATCCAACTTAGTTATACGATCATATTCATGAACAATTTCTTCAAATTCTTCTACATTTTGTTCAGTAACTGCatcaataatattatctaAAAACTTTTTTTCTCTTGAATTTAAAAAACGTGGATCATTCATACAATATTTATCTATTGATATTTTAGCATTAACTAGATCTCCTATTACAATGTGTAAAATTCCTGCCTTTATATAATAGTCCCTTGCTCCATACTGTAGTAGTGTGCTTTTTAAAGCCTTTTCCGCTTCTTTCTCAAATatctaaagaaaaaaaaaaaaaaacagcaGAAAtggcatatatataaatataatatatataaatatatatatatatatatatatatatatatatatgtgtacatatgtatttattttttatgttcttatttatattattaatttttcttacACTTATGGCATCCTCATATTCATGATTATATTGTGAATTTAATTCAGCATATTTTACGATACACTGAGTATATATTGATCTAttaaagggaaaaaaaaaatatatataataataatataaattaatataatataaatataatacctTCACgaactatatataatatatacatgtttgtttataaattttactTTGAATATTCATCcatttcaaaataataagcagcttttttataatatttagacgcattatcataatcatataaatctTCATAAATTTCtgcaatatttttttcacattTCCCACAATTGGAGAATCTTCCAATAGTTGCATACATATTTACGGCTTCTTCAATATGTTTTATGGCCTctacaaaaaatgaaaaaaaaaatacatatagatatatatatataatatatttatgtattattcaaataatcatatttaaAATGCATATACATTTTTGTGTTACccaatttatcatattttttagcTATATTCCCTGCCTCCAAATAAGCATTAGCGCAATAACTTGTCtcattgttttttttgtgtaacagggcgttttttaaaatacaaCAGCTAGCTTCTTTcccttcaaaaaaaaaaaaaaaaaaaaaaaaaaaaattattaaataataataataataattaaataaataattaaaataaatatacaaaaatagcTAGatgaacagaaaaaaaatatgaacaaacaattatattaacaaatggctagtttaaaaaaaaaaaaaaaaatacatacatataaatatatatatatgcacatatatttttttttctaagacataatatataaaaattaatagaataataaaaaatatatatcatttttttttttttcttaatcaataaaacaaataaatatatgtttaaaaaaaataaacttgTTTTAAATTTATGAATTCTAACATTTATGAGatagtttatatttattcgcCGCCAAGTTAtaacaatttattatttcatcagTATTATCAGTTCCAAAAAAAGAAGCAAGAAAACCTTTCTTGTTCAACTGTTCtgcttttttttctaattctttAGCTtcattttccatttttttactTAATAGTTCAACATATATCTcaatgtaatataaaaaatatggaatttagatatatattatatatatatatatatatatatatataagtttacaaaaaaaataatataaataaataaaaattataatattaaaattaaattatataaatatataaatataaatattaatattaatatgaatatatatatatatataaataatggtatataaaaaaaaattaaaaatgcataaatatatataaatcaaaatttgtatataatgttacgatacattattatcatctataatattatatgcatatatatataataatatatatataataatgtatttcattcatatttatatgtaataatgacaattcttttttttttcacttttCATTCAAATGAATGCATATtttgttacatatatataaatatatacatatattatatatatgtttgtttatttatatatttattctggtttatatttatatatattgtataaagaacaaaatggaatttttttttttttttttttttttttcttcttaaaTATAACTTAAtcgttttctttttatacatattatatatatgcctactttatttcattttttccttatgctatatatgtatatatatatatatatataatttccaAAAATGGTCtgcatatatattgtttaagATATATTTGAGTGAAAGAAAATTTaagaatttataaaatgaatagataaatataagtatatacttataatttatatattattatatactttaAAAGTTACAACTTAATATGTTACCCTATGTTCTCACATTTTTCCCATACTATAAACacatgatataaaaaagaaaaaaaaaaaaaaaaaaaaagaataaaaaaaaggaggTTTTAGTAAtaggaaataatatataaaatgttggTAAAAGTTATTtggtatataaaattttataaaagaagGAAAGACAATAACTTGAGTactttgttttatttttaaacgtatataaatatattaccacttttgtatatttctaatatatcaaagagaatatatattttaaaagtaaagataataatttatataaaaattcttataaaataaatataaaagttatatttcttttccttttctcatataatacattatgtgtatatataattaagtGTAATTTAGtctatatatagatatatacatattataaatattagtTATCCTTACtcttatgtaatatatttatatatatatatatatatatatattcgtCTCATACTctttacaaatattatgaCATATATCTATCGAAggttttttgttttttttttttaaaacatacaTCCTTTACAAAATCGGTTAACTTATGAGTtgctaaaaaaaaatggagagTAAAtgagataatataaaaaaataagtaaacaaatatatgtataatatatatatgtatatatgtatgtatatatatgtgtgtgtgtatgtatgtatgtatattttatttattttattatgaaaaaaattaaaagaaaaaaaacccaatataatatatacatggtTCTAATGTTAGATATAAAGGTGTTATATTTGGAGAAAGAAAAATGagattatgatataaaattatttaaaaaaaaaaaaaaataataatatatatatttttatatgaatattctTAATAATTTAACAAATTGTTAAatctttaaaattaaaaatttttatgtaatataaatacaacaCATCagtattatatttcttttgtataattatatgatagTGAAAACAtcccttatatatatatatatatttatatatatattatataatatactcatttattttttacacatttggtgagatatatatttcaagcatttatcatattacaccaacaataaaaataggaatatacaagatataataaaatagtaatattatattatattatattttattgtttatgctattttgttattcctttttatatatattatatatataatatatatatttttttttttttttatttaaatattacacggaggcatatattttttcataaaaagcatcaataaataaatatatatatatatatatat harbors:
- a CDS encoding alpha-soluble NSF attachment protein, putative, which gives rise to MENEAKELEKKAEQLNKKGFLASFFGTDNTDEIINCYNLAANKYKLSHKWKEASCCILKNALLHKKNNETSYCANAYLEAGNIAKKYDKLEAIKHIEEAVNMYATIGRFSNCGKCEKNIAEIYEDLYDYDNASKYYKKAAYYFEMDEYSKSIYTQCIVKYAELNSQYNHEYEDAISIFEKEAEKALKSTLLQYGARDYYIKAGILHIVIGDLVNAKISIDKYCMNDPRFLNSREKKFLDNIIDAVTEQNVEEFEEIVHEYDRITKLDNWKVHFLYKIKSKLSVEPNVELTADGNVDLT